The following proteins come from a genomic window of Streptomyces sp. Sge12:
- a CDS encoding substrate-binding domain-containing protein, with protein sequence MTVSLTACGSGEDADGRPGGSVKDDAIKVGLLLPEDQTARYENFDKPLIEKEIARLTRGRGKVVYANAKQDASAQNTQVDAMITAKVNALIIDAVDSKAIAGAVKRAKDAGIPVIAYDRLAEGPIDAYTSFDNEDVGRVQGKALLDALGDKATAGQLVMVNGSVTDPNAKQFKTGAHSVLDGKVNVGKEYDTVEWKPENANANMAAALSALGKGRIVGVYSANDGMAGGIIAALKAAGVSPLPPVTGQDAELAGVQRIVAGEQYMTVYKRYAPEASAAAEMAVALAKGEKIDGLINQIVDSPTTKRVPAVLVPGVAVTRNNVKSTVVDDGVFTVAAICTERIKAACEEIGLK encoded by the coding sequence ATGACCGTCTCGCTCACCGCCTGCGGCAGCGGGGAGGACGCGGACGGAAGACCGGGCGGCTCTGTCAAGGACGACGCGATCAAGGTCGGTCTGCTGCTTCCGGAGGACCAGACCGCGCGTTACGAGAACTTTGACAAGCCGCTGATCGAGAAGGAAATAGCCAGGCTCACCCGCGGCAGGGGCAAAGTGGTTTATGCCAATGCCAAGCAGGACGCGAGCGCCCAGAACACCCAGGTCGACGCAATGATCACCGCCAAGGTGAACGCTCTGATCATCGACGCCGTGGACTCCAAGGCGATCGCGGGAGCCGTGAAGCGGGCCAAGGACGCGGGAATTCCGGTCATCGCCTACGACCGGCTGGCGGAAGGCCCCATCGACGCCTACACCTCCTTCGACAACGAGGACGTCGGCCGCGTCCAGGGCAAGGCACTGCTCGACGCGCTGGGTGACAAGGCCACGGCCGGCCAGCTCGTCATGGTGAACGGTTCCGTCACCGACCCGAACGCCAAGCAGTTCAAGACCGGTGCGCACTCCGTCCTCGACGGCAAGGTGAACGTCGGCAAGGAGTACGACACCGTCGAGTGGAAGCCGGAGAACGCCAACGCCAATATGGCGGCCGCCCTCTCGGCGCTCGGCAAGGGCAGGATCGTGGGCGTCTACTCGGCCAACGACGGCATGGCCGGCGGCATCATCGCCGCCCTCAAGGCGGCCGGCGTCTCCCCGCTCCCGCCGGTCACCGGCCAGGACGCCGAACTCGCCGGTGTGCAGCGCATCGTGGCGGGCGAGCAGTACATGACGGTCTACAAGCGCTACGCCCCCGAGGCCTCGGCCGCCGCGGAGATGGCCGTAGCCCTCGCCAAGGGCGAGAAGATCGACGGGCTCATCAACCAGATCGTGGACAGTCCGACCACCAAGCGCGTGCCGGCGGTCCTCGTTCCCGGCGTCGCGGTGACCCGGAACAACGTCAAGTCCACGGTGGTCGATGACGGCGTCTTCACGGTCGCCGCGATCTGCACCGAAAGGATCAAGGCCGCGTGCGAGGAGATCGGCCTGAAGTAG
- a CDS encoding carboxylate-amine ligase, which translates to MTTTEPRSLPAGAPGLGPGPALAASGAPVVSTMGVEEEFLLVDRLTRAPVARADPVIRAASYPLGELVQSEFYRCMVETCTRPTTDAGDLRAQLRHLRATVAEAARASHCLLVASGTPVVAPSAPIPVTDTPRYRRMARHFGALVDGRLGIVCGCHIHVGTADRAQALFLANHVRPWLPALQALAVNSPFAGGLDTGFSSWRALEFGRWPTAGPTPLLDPASYEETAEALVSSGILLDRRMIYWFARPSEHQPTIEFRVTDSNADLDTTLLVALLLRGLCATFLAGADEGRPPPDVSVARLSAAHRCAARYGAGGFALDPFTGDYIPAQTLIAALVRAAGPGLQAAGDEAEVDRLLDALRRKGTGAARQRAALDRSGRLRYVVDGLADLTRGA; encoded by the coding sequence CGCCGCCAGCGGCGCCCCCGTGGTGTCCACCATGGGGGTCGAAGAGGAGTTCCTGCTCGTCGACCGTCTGACCAGGGCACCCGTGGCACGCGCCGATCCGGTGATCCGGGCGGCTTCGTACCCGCTGGGCGAGCTGGTGCAGTCGGAGTTCTACCGCTGCATGGTCGAGACCTGCACCCGGCCCACGACCGACGCCGGCGACCTACGGGCCCAGCTCCGCCACCTCCGGGCCACCGTCGCCGAAGCGGCGCGCGCCTCCCACTGCCTGCTCGTCGCTTCCGGCACCCCCGTGGTGGCACCGTCGGCGCCGATCCCGGTGACCGACACGCCCCGCTACCGCCGCATGGCCCGGCACTTCGGCGCCCTGGTCGACGGCAGGCTGGGCATCGTGTGCGGATGCCACATCCATGTGGGCACCGCCGACCGCGCGCAGGCCCTGTTCCTGGCCAACCACGTGCGCCCCTGGCTCCCCGCCCTCCAGGCCCTGGCCGTGAACTCGCCGTTCGCGGGCGGTCTGGACACCGGCTTCTCCAGCTGGCGGGCCCTGGAATTCGGCCGCTGGCCCACGGCCGGCCCCACCCCGCTGCTCGACCCTGCCTCGTACGAGGAGACGGCGGAGGCCCTGGTGTCCTCCGGCATCCTCCTGGACCGCCGGATGATCTACTGGTTCGCCCGCCCGTCGGAACACCAGCCGACGATCGAGTTCCGGGTCACGGACAGCAATGCCGACCTCGACACCACCCTCCTCGTCGCCCTGCTGCTGCGCGGCCTCTGCGCCACCTTCCTCGCCGGGGCCGACGAGGGCCGGCCGCCGCCCGACGTCTCCGTCGCGCGGCTGTCCGCCGCGCACCGGTGCGCGGCGCGGTACGGAGCCGGCGGTTTCGCCCTCGACCCGTTCACCGGGGACTACATACCGGCGCAGACGCTGATCGCGGCCCTGGTCAGGGCGGCCGGGCCGGGGCTACAAGCGGCGGGGGACGAGGCGGAGGTCGACCGCCTGCTGGACGCGCTGCGCAGGAAGGGCACGGGGGCGGCCCGCCAGCGTGCCGCCCTCGACCGCTCGGGCCGGTTGCGGTACGTGGTCGACGGGCTGGCCGACCTGACCCGCGGTGCCTGA